The genomic interval TTGTAGGTTTGAAAATTGGTAGGCTTTTGTTACTTCTTCTGGGCTACTGAAGGGAATGGCGATGCCATTTCGCTTTGCCAGTTTAAACATTAAATCGGGCTCTAAGCTGCCCTCGATGTGCAAGTGAAGCTCCACTTTAGGCAGTGCTTGAATAAAGGCTTCCATACCTATCTCCTTACGTCACAAAGAAAGTGGCATTGCTTTTAGTAAAACAATGCCGATTTTCTTATTAAGTATAGGAAATAAAATCAATTATTCCGTGAGCGAGGCTACATTGCCGCAGGCCAGATAGAAGGTTCTGTGCTCTGAGTCAGTTTTTGTGATACGTATTGTTCAATTTGACCTTGTTGTTCTTGAGTCAGGTACAAACCCAGTTTGGTCCGACGCCACAAAATATCGTCAATTTTCACCGCCATTTCTTTTTCGATTAAATAATCCATTTCTCGTTGATATACCCCCGGAGCAAAGGCGCGGCCCATATCGGCTTCTTGATGGCACCCCTTGAGTAAATGCCAACTGTAACTGCCGTACTGATTGACGTATCGGCTGGCCGTTTGCGCGGAAAGCCAAGTGAAATTGGCACATAAGGCATCACACAATTGCTGGCGTGAACCACTAAATTGACCGCCTGGCAAGGGGTGGTGAGCCGTCCAAGGACGACCACAGTAATCGAAATACGGCGCGAGCTTGTTGACCGCTGCTTCTGCTAATTTTCGGTAGGTCGTCAGTTTACCGCCAAAGATTGACAAGATAGGGGCGTCATCGAGCTCTTGATCAATTTCCATGGTGTAATCGCGAGTCACGCTTTGGGCAGAATCTGACTCGTCATCGAGTAATGGCCTGACACCACTGTAGGTCCAAACCACGTCGTTGCGATTGAGCTGTTTGATAAAGTGTTGATTAACGATATCCAACAAATAGTCGGTTTCATCGTCTGAGATTTCTACCTCTCGCGGATCACCTTGATAATCGACATCGGTGGTGCCAATGATCGAGAACTTATCGAGGTAAGGGATCACGAACACAATGCGCTGATCTTTATTTTGTAAAATGTACGCTTGCGGTTCATCGTGTACACGCGGGACAACCAAGTGAGACCCCTTGACTAAGCGAATGCTGCGCGAAGATTCAATCTGTGTTTGCTGTTCAAAAAAGTCGGTGACCCAAGGGCCTGCGGCATTCACAAGGGCTTTCGCTCGGCGGTAAAATTGCTCACCGGTTTGCGTATCTTCCACGGTAATATCCCAGACACCATGGTTGCGCTCTGCATGGACAACCTTGCAATAGTTGCGAACTTCGGCGCCATTCTCTTGAGCGGCAATCACATTGAGTAGTGTCATTCTCGCATCGTCGACCCAACAGTCTGAATACTCAAAACCGGTCTTAAATTCGGCTTTCATCAGACCAGACTCAGCGAGGTTGATCTTTTTGCTTTTGGCTAAGCTGCCGCGTTTGCCCAAGTGATCGTACAAGAAGAGTCCACAACGAATCATCCAAGCCGGGCGCAAAAATGGACGGTGTGGTAGTCGAAAGCGCATGGGGAAAGCAATATGGGGGGCCTTGTTAAGCAAAACTTCACGCTCGGCAAGGGCTTCGGACACGAGGCGAAATTCATAGTGCTCAAGGTAGCGCAGACCACCGTGAATCAATTTTGAACTGGCCGATGAGGTCGCGGATGCAAAGTCTTGTGCTTCAAACAAGGCGACATTGAGGCCGCGACCTGAGGCATCGGCTGCGATACCTGCACCATTAATTCCTCCACCTACGATGACCACATCGATAAGGGGAGCCTGTGTTGCTGTTTGTTGTGCCATATTCTTCACCACTGTACTTTGAGCATTCGAGCATTTAATAACAAACATACTAGCTCAACTTTCGAATTCGAGCATTAATTTTTTTCGTTTGTGAGTGTTTAGTGTGATTTAAGTACAAAAAAAGCCAATATTGACGCTCAATATTGGCTTTGTTATTGGTTTGTCACAAGTTTGTGATCACAAAGGCGTGTCGATGGTCTCGTAGCTGATCTCGTGCTCTTTTAAAATGGCCAGAATAGAAGCAGGGGGGAGCTGATCGGTAAACAGGCGATCGATTTGACTGATATTACCGAGCTTAACCATTGCATTGCGGCCAAATTTACTGTGGTCGACCGCGAGAAACACTTGGCGGCTGTTCTCAATAATCGCTTGTTTAACCCGCACTTCATGGTAATCGAAATCGAGTAACGAGCCATCGAAATCAATCCCGCTGATCCCCAGAATGCCAAAGTCTAAGCGAAATTGTTGTACAAAATCTAAGGTGGCTTCACCGACAATCCCACCGTCGCGGTTGCGAACTTCTCCCCCGGCCAAAATGACGTGAATATCTTGGTTCGCCAGCAGTAAACTTGCAACATTGAGGTTGTTCGTGACTACTCTTAAGCGTTTGTTTTGATGGGACAAGGCTTTGGCCACGGCCTCTGGCGTGGTGCCGATATCGATAAAGAGTGTGGCGCCATCGGGAATGTGTTGAGCGAGTTGTTCCGCAATGCGATCTTTTTCGCTCAAATTTTGACTTTTCCGCGTCGAATAAGCGGTGTTTTCAGAACTCAAGGCTGCTGTTGCCCCACCGTGGTAACGACGAATTTGCTGGTTATCTGCTAACTCATTGAGATCGCGACGTATGGTTTGTGGGCTAACCTCAAACGTCTCGACGAGTTCCTCTGTACTGACATAGCCTTTTTGTTTGACTAATTCGACAATTTGTTGATGTCGTGGTGAAGGCTTCACAATCCGACTCCTACTTGGTGGCGAGAAATATGGTATTAAATACGGGTTTTACAGCCGCAGCGCTTTCGACTTGAAAGGGGTGATATTGGGTATATCAACACCAAAGCAGCATAACACGCGTTTTGTTTCATCGCAGTACTTTGCCAACAAATTGTGAGCATTCGAAAAAAAAGCGCTCAATATGAGCGCTTTTAGTCATTATTCGTCTTCGTTGTGCATGTCTGACCAAGCTTGCGTGCATTTTACCGCTCGTTTCCAACCTCGGTAGCGGCGGTTGCGTTTTTGCTCGTCTTCGTGTGGCTCAAAGCTGCGCTCGAGCTCGGCTTTATTTCTAAGCTCATCAATGTTTTGCCAGAAACCAACCGCAAGTCCAGCAAGGTATGCCGAGCCTAGTGCCGTCACTTCAGTGACTTTTGGACGCAGCACTTGGGTATCCAATACGTCGGCTTGGAACTGCATGAGAAAGTTATTGGCAACCGCTCCGCCATCGACTTTCAACGATGATAAGCGAATACCTGAATCGGCTTGCATCGCATCAAGGACATCTCGAGTTTGATAAGCGATACTTTCCAATGTGGCGCGAATGATATGGTTGGCGTTTACGCCACGGGTTAAGCCCACAATCGTACCACGTGCATAGGCATCCCAATACGGCGCGCCAAGTCCGGTAAAGGCCGGTACCACATACACGCCATTGGCCGTATCCACTTTGGTGGCAAAGTACTCAGAGTCCTTGGCATCATCGAGCAATTTTAATTCGTCTCGTAACCATTGAATGGCCGCACCCCCCATAAATACCGCGCCTTCAAGTGCATAACTTGGCTCTCCTGTCGGGCCACAGGCCAGTGTTGTCAACAAGCCATGGGTTGAGGTGACTTTTTCCTGCCCGGTATTCATGAGCAGAAAACAGCCAGTACCATAAGTGTTTTTTGCTTGTCCGGCATCCGTACACATTTGGCCAAACAACGCGGCTTGCTGGTCACCGGCAATACCGGCAATCGGAATACGCGTACCGCCTTTACCGCCAATATTGGCTTTGCCGTAGACTTCTGAAGAGCTTTTTACTTCGGGTAACATCGATGCTGGAATGCCCAGTGCATCCAACAGTTTTTGATCCCAGCACTTGTCGTTAATGTTGAACAACATCGTACGTGACGCATTGGTATAGTCTGTCACGTGAACGCGACCTTGGGTCATTTTCCAGATCAACCAAGTGTCAACGGTACCAAACAGTAATTTTCCCTCTTCGGCTTGTTGACGAGCGCCTTCGACATTGTCGAGAATCCATTTTACTTTGGTGCCTGAGAAGTAAGGATCAAGGACAAGGCCCGTGTTTTCTTTAATGTAAGACTCTAATCCCTGCTGCTGAAGTGCTTGGCAAATATCGGCAGTACGGCGACATTGCCACACAATGGCATTGTAGATAGGTTTGCCGGTTTCTTTGTCCCAAACAATGGCGGTTTCTCGCTGGTTGGTGATGCCTAAGGCGGCCACTTCGTCACTGGCAATGTCTTGCTTGCCGAGTGCTTCGGTTAATGTGGCCATTTGTGTGGCATAGATTTCCATTGGGTCGTGCTCAACCCAGCCGGCCTGAGGATAGATCTGAGTAAACTCTCGCTGTGCGACACTGACGATATTGGCATCGTGGTCTAAAATAACCGCTCTTGAGCTGGTGGTCCCTTGGTCGAGTGAGACGATGTATTTTTTTTCAGTCATGGCTGATGTCCTATCTTATTTTTTTTGCGTTGTAATGTTATGGATTAAGCGCTTTTGTGCGTTGGTAAAGCGTCTGATTGTTTTGTTGTTTCTTGTGCCGCTTGAGCTTTTGGTAAATATGGAGCAATGGCTTTGGGGTAGAGCCAAGCGCCAAAACACGCCCCGCCAATCGGCGCGAGAATCGGCACGATAAAGTAAGGGATGTCTGTCGGGCCAATTAAAGCGTGATCCCACCCTGCGAGATAAGCAAATAACTTGGGACCGAAGTCACGGGCCGGGTTCATGGCAAAGCCAGTTAAAGGGCCCAATGAGCTACCGATGACGGCGATCAGTAAACCAATTAACACCGGGCCTAATGCATTGTTAGGGGCGCCGTTATTATCGTCACCAAGGGCTAAGATGGCAAACATCAACACGGCGGTGATCACAAACTCGACGGCAAAAGCGCCGGCAAAGGAGAGCGCAGGATTGGGATAAGTCGAAAATATCCCAGCCGTCGCCAGGGCATCAATACTGTCACGACTAAATTGATGGGTAATTTCATAGTCGATAAACAATTGTTGGTATAAGCCATACACCAAAGCGGCTCCCGCAAAAGCGCCGGCGATTTGTGAGGCGATGTAAGGTAAGACTTTGGCCTTGTCAAAGCCGTGAAATAGCGAGAGTGCAATGGTGACCGCGGGGTTAATGTGCGCGCCTGACACACCGGCAGTACAATAGATCGCAATGGTGACGCCAAATCCCCATACAATACTAATTTCCCATTGTCCAAATTGTGCGCCAGTGAGTACCAGCGCCGCGACGCAGCCCACGCCAAAGAA from Vibrio sp. HB236076 carries:
- the glpD gene encoding glycerol-3-phosphate dehydrogenase, translated to MAQQTATQAPLIDVVIVGGGINGAGIAADASGRGLNVALFEAQDFASATSSASSKLIHGGLRYLEHYEFRLVSEALAEREVLLNKAPHIAFPMRFRLPHRPFLRPAWMIRCGLFLYDHLGKRGSLAKSKKINLAESGLMKAEFKTGFEYSDCWVDDARMTLLNVIAAQENGAEVRNYCKVVHAERNHGVWDITVEDTQTGEQFYRRAKALVNAAGPWVTDFFEQQTQIESSRSIRLVKGSHLVVPRVHDEPQAYILQNKDQRIVFVIPYLDKFSIIGTTDVDYQGDPREVEISDDETDYLLDIVNQHFIKQLNRNDVVWTYSGVRPLLDDESDSAQSVTRDYTMEIDQELDDAPILSIFGGKLTTYRKLAEAAVNKLAPYFDYCGRPWTAHHPLPGGQFSGSRQQLCDALCANFTWLSAQTASRYVNQYGSYSWHLLKGCHQEADMGRAFAPGVYQREMDYLIEKEMAVKIDDILWRRTKLGLYLTQEQQGQIEQYVSQKLTQSTEPSIWPAAM
- a CDS encoding DeoR/GlpR family transcriptional regulator; translated protein: MKPSPRHQQIVELVKQKGYVSTEELVETFEVSPQTIRRDLNELADNQQIRRYHGGATAALSSENTAYSTRKSQNLSEKDRIAEQLAQHIPDGATLFIDIGTTPEAVAKALSHQNKRLRVVTNNLNVASLLLANQDIHVILAGGEVRNRDGGIVGEATLDFVQQFRLDFGILGISGIDFDGSLLDFDYHEVRVKQAIIENSRQVFLAVDHSKFGRNAMVKLGNISQIDRLFTDQLPPASILAILKEHEISYETIDTPL
- the glpK gene encoding glycerol kinase GlpK, encoding MTEKKYIVSLDQGTTSSRAVILDHDANIVSVAQREFTQIYPQAGWVEHDPMEIYATQMATLTEALGKQDIASDEVAALGITNQRETAIVWDKETGKPIYNAIVWQCRRTADICQALQQQGLESYIKENTGLVLDPYFSGTKVKWILDNVEGARQQAEEGKLLFGTVDTWLIWKMTQGRVHVTDYTNASRTMLFNINDKCWDQKLLDALGIPASMLPEVKSSSEVYGKANIGGKGGTRIPIAGIAGDQQAALFGQMCTDAGQAKNTYGTGCFLLMNTGQEKVTSTHGLLTTLACGPTGEPSYALEGAVFMGGAAIQWLRDELKLLDDAKDSEYFATKVDTANGVYVVPAFTGLGAPYWDAYARGTIVGLTRGVNANHIIRATLESIAYQTRDVLDAMQADSGIRLSSLKVDGGAVANNFLMQFQADVLDTQVLRPKVTEVTALGSAYLAGLAVGFWQNIDELRNKAELERSFEPHEDEQKRNRRYRGWKRAVKCTQAWSDMHNEDE
- a CDS encoding MIP/aquaporin family protein; translation: MEHSNLKGECLAEFIGTGLLIFFGVGCVAALVLTGAQFGQWEISIVWGFGVTIAIYCTAGVSGAHINPAVTIALSLFHGFDKAKVLPYIASQIAGAFAGAALVYGLYQQLFIDYEITHQFSRDSIDALATAGIFSTYPNPALSFAGAFAVEFVITAVLMFAILALGDDNNGAPNNALGPVLIGLLIAVIGSSLGPLTGFAMNPARDFGPKLFAYLAGWDHALIGPTDIPYFIVPILAPIGGACFGAWLYPKAIAPYLPKAQAAQETTKQSDALPTHKSA